DNA from Fusarium musae strain F31 chromosome 7, whole genome shotgun sequence:
GACGAAACGATATAGTATACGGGCGACGGATAAAGATTTGGTCTTTGTATTGTATCAGGGGATGTTTGAAGATTATTATACCTGTATGTACTCTTAACGACCAAGAGAATGAAGTAAcgactataattactacaaTGAATTGTTTCAGCATACCAAGCTCTCCTCCACTGAACTTGATATGGCAGACTTCTTCATGGACTTGTATGAATCATACTCTTCATTGACATACAACCTAAACAACGCACCGTAGTCCGCGTCACGCTCCAAAAGCAGCCTCAGATCGCCACAGCTCAGCAAGCCTACGACGGAAATTCCAGCGACGGTACACCAACACAACGACAATAAAGGGGTAACCACTTCCGACCTGTTCGCCCTATAAATCTCCGACGACGGTGCGTGATCTATGGCGTTTGGGTTATCAGGGCCGAGGGGGAATAGCCGGTATTGTTTCTGTTGGCCACTGGTTTTGGCAGGCCGTGGGCTAGGGACTGTAGTCTGATGGCCTTGGTTGAGTAGGGTTGGTCGCGTGCTTGTAGGAGATAAGACACATTTGATGAATTATTGCTTCCTTTGGTCATAGTGTTTCTTGGAAGGTTCAAGTATTAAAACTAGTCACAGGCTACTTTTGAGATTTTAAAGGCACGGGAAATATTCAGTCTGAGTGAGTGTCAAGACATTGATGATCGACTCAACATGTTCTCTGCTTCGCCTTGTCTAGGCCCTGGCTTTAACAAACGCTTTTCATAAAGTTTGGAAGAGACGAAATAATGCTATTTTCTTATGATCTAGGCGCTGTGGTTATCCGTCATGTCGCTATTTGCTACGTTAGGCGTATGACTTCATGGACTATAGGAGTTATTGGGAACAAACAAGTGCTTCGTTGGTGTTCAAGCTGAATTCAACAAGTGTGATTGGAGCAGGTGGTAAATTATCCCGGTTGTTTGTTCGATCATTAGTTCTGCCAACGTTGATGCTTAGATAGCCTTTGGCATAGTGTATACGGGAAGCTGCATATGTTTGCTAAGGATCATCCTATTTTGTGACACAAACACTAACTTCTTGTGGCATCCATGATTATCTGGAATAGAAAATGTCATATCACTCCATGGATCTGTGAACGTAGTGATATTAAATCTCTTCACATCAAGCATAGATTCTCCGTATTTGATAGTATCTCAGCAGGACATAGCTCTTGTATCTTAGAGCGCCACGTGTGGTCAAGACATATTTCTGGTCCTTATTGACCGCTTCATTGGTGTTAATGAGTTTCTGTCATTCTGAAACTCATAAATGATCTAGACTTTCTCATCCATATCGTCAACTCAACTAGATCTGCAGCTCGCCTATAATCACAAAGAACAAGGACGCCACAGGATGGAACTATTGATCTCAATTCTGAGAAATGTAGTCTTATTCGCATCGTCTGTAGATTAACCTGCATATCTAGGTACAGAAAATGTCGGTCAACCCGTAGCAATGAAGCAGGTTAGATGAAATGCTGTGAGTTGTAAAAGGTCAGTGTATAAACTATGGATGCCCTCTTTAGTTCCTaacttctcaagactcttctcctccatttACTGTTGAGATCAGAGTTCGGAAACCATCGCATCTTACTTTAAACCACAGTCATGTCTGACTACAATGCACTCAAGGATATGGGCCTAGCCTGTCCCTACGGCGGAATCTTCTACATCTGCGCTGACGATCCGGATCGCTTCATCGGCTGCTGTACCATCAACCCCTGCGGCGCCAGAAAAGGCCTCTGTCCCGATAAGCATCTCAGAGCAGCTAGCTTCAACCCGACACTTGAGCACGAGTTCCTCCCTCAGGCTTGTATCAACGATAACGTCGATGTTAGTTGGTACACCTGCGTTGGAGGGGGACTTCCTTTCCTTGGTTGCTGTGCCGTGGATCCTTGTCTCCGTGGTGTTTGCCCTCAAAGAAACCTGAGAGCAGCGAAGTTGAGTGAAAAGGCCAAGAATGCGCAGGAATTTCTTGATGGAGATCCCGAGTACACGCCAGAGCCTACGTCGTCTGCCTTAGGTTCAGGGCTAGGTGTTTCTTCAGTCAGTCTGTGTGCCAGCTCGACCACTGCAATGACGTCCATGATCTCCAGCTTCATGACTTCTTTGGCTATGAAAACAACGGTAGCATCGATTCTCTCTACCACTACACCAATTACCTCTGCAGTTACAACAATGACCTCTACCATGGCAATCTTGCCTACAGAGGCTCTAGATGCACCTCCCACAAGTCCCAAGGACCGGGGCCGGAACCGAAAACTTGGATGGCTATCGGTTCTTTTTCTCATCCCAATTCTTCTACTTCTATTCCTTGTGTACTACAGCTGGAAGTGTAGACGCAGCCATGAACGCAGAGATAAACGACCCAAAGTAAAGCCTGAACAGAGGCATGAACAGGAACATCGACaggagcaacagcaacaacaggaaCACGAATACAACCCGAACACGCGTCCATACCCAGCGTTCAATCGGATTCCCACAGGTGGTGATTTCCGGAACATTAGCGGACGGCCAAGCATGAACATCCCCCGAAGAACCCTCGAACGTCCACAGAACATCCGAGTTCAACAACTTAATCCTCTTATCAAAGATGCACGCTCCGGTGACAACAAAGAAACGGTCCCTCGACCTGCAGATAAATCGAATCAGCAAGCTCCATTCGCCAGTGTCCGGCGAACAGCTCCAAACCGGAAGCCGTTGCCAGGAATGAGCAACCATACCAGCCGGCGATGAGATAACTTCGGCTGAGGACTCGTCCTTTCGAAACGATAAATTCTGATATTCTAGATAGCTTTATTCCTTAACCCTAACCATCTCATGAAAGTCCTCATCTGTTGAAAACCACCATTCCCCAAAGCTCGTCATCAAAAAGTCACCATTTGCTCAAAGTCATCTTCTTCTAAAGATCGAAATGAGTACACCGATATATGAGCTCGAAGGGAGTGCGCCGGTAAGTAATAGCTACTTCAAGTTAGTATCGTCAGGGGCTCTGTTTCCTATGGCCATCCCGGGGATGACTCAGGTACAGCaggatcaacaacaacaccttgCTTCTGAAGTCTCACCGGCGTATGAACCAACCACTACCATGTGGATCCGGAGCCACAACCAGCTCTACGACACACCACCTGCTGAGGAGAACCGTCTGCCTTTCTTCTGGCGTAACCACTACGAGCAAGAACGAATAGTGCCGGTCTCGAGGTCTCAAAGGCGGATGGAGTCTATGAGACGTTGCAGAAGACGCTGGAGAGGTAGGAGAGCTAATAGAAGAATTAAAACTATTTCTAACGCTCGAAGACCACTCGCAGAACTGAAGGCTGAACAAAACTGGCGACGAAACTTTTGGCGATCTTCAGGAGATAGTTGGCCGCCCCCTATGCTGAGACGTACTCGCAACAGACTCCAGAAGCGTCAAAGGCCTGAGGGGTGTTAAGAGTGGCGGAGAAGAGATGTCGAAATTGCAATTACGCCTTGAGGGCGCTTTGGTGGATGTGGTTTGTATTCATTTGTGGTAGATTTACATGATGCCAGTGGAGGTTGACATTTTGGTGGATGAACACAGAGTTGAAGGGATGGAAGACTGGACAGGGTCGGAGGTCTTGTGAACACGGTCAGTACACGAAAATagaaaaacaaaaaacagGTTGAGAAACTTGACAAATCAGTCCCTCCCCGTTTCCATCGTCCTTCTTCTGCCCAACTTGCACAAACCATAGTAAACTCATCTATGAACACCCAACAGGCCTCATAAAGCTTACCTGATGCAGCGAGTTGTTGGTTTGTATGCCCCTTCGAGTCAAGATGCAAGATGCCCTTCTATCGATGGGAATGATCTCGATGTGCCATATATATAGCCTTGCCATGGAACTCGGAAATGTGTAGATATAAAATCATTttctaaaaaatatatataagctagaatatCAATAGTATCCTAGAAGTTATGTTATACAAGAATAAAGTTTCTCTCCATAGCCCTGCTGGCCCCCAACCCCAAGCATCCTGTAACCTAAACTCTCTGCTTGAAACCGCAGTAGACAAGGCCTACCGAACTCAGAGGCCAAGTTACTGaattagcttatttaacAGCAACACAAGCATTAGTATCCTTCCACAAACCGCTGCAATCCTTTTTGACAGCCGGGTTCCACTTGAAGAACTGCTCCATAGTGATCTTCCTGTAGTTCAGAAGGGCCTGGCATGTGGTTGTAGAACTGATATAGTGAAATGTAATACAATTCTTGACCATGCCCTCTTGAATAGGCGAAGGTGTCTTGATTCCATTGCTGGGAGCCGTGGCTGTAGGCTGGGGATTGGAGCCTACTACACCAACACAGGCACTGGTGCCCTTCCAAAGTCCGCTGCAGTCTTTGCCAACAGCGGGATTCCACTTGATGAAATCAGCAAGCGTAATCTTGTTGTACTCAATAATGCCTTGGCAGGTAGTCGTATCCTTAACTTCATGGAACTTGTTGCAATTGGACACCATGCCCTCTTGAATAGCTGGGGGGGTCTTAATCCCATTCGCAGGAGTAGTTGTTGAGGGCTTAGGCTTGGTGGTTGTAGTCGGAGATGGGGTAGAGCCAATGACACCGACACATGCACTAGTGCCCTTCCAGAGTCCGCTGCAGTCTTTACCGACAGCGGGATTCCACTTGACAAAGTCGGCGAGGGTGATCTTGTTATAGTTAAGAATACCCTGGCAAGTAGTCGTATCCTTAACTTCATGGAACTTGTTGCAATTGGACACCATACCCTCTTGAATGGCCTCCGGCGTCTTGATCCCATTCGCAGGAGTAGTTGCTGAGGGCTTAGGCTTGGTGGTTGTAGTTAGAGATGGGGTAGAGCCGCCGATGACACCGACACATGCACTCGTCTCAGCCCATAGACCGCTGCAGTCTTTGCCGACAGCTGGATTCCACTTGACAAAATCGGCAAGGGTGATCTTGTTATAGTTGAGAATCCCCTGGCAGGTGGTTGTAGGCGACACGTAGTGGAACTTGTTGCAGTTGCTCACCATGCCTTCCTGGATAGCCTCTGGGGTTTTAACACCATTGCCAGAAGGCTGCTTGGTAGTAGTGGGCTTTTGGGTAACAGTGGGCGTAACAGCGGTTGGGGTTGTCTTGATGGCCGACGTCACCTTGGTTGAAGCAGGAGCCGTGCTTTTAGGAGGGACGGCGGTAGGTGAAGGCTCATCGGGATCATCGTTGACAGACCCAATCGCACAGTAGGTGTTTTGCGTATCGATGTCAGGGCACTTGATACCAGAGTTCAaagccttgagctcatccTCAGACATGCCCCAGGCTTCAGCAAAGGTTGCGCATGTCGCCCCACTGTCGGGAGAGGTGTAGAATGAACAATCCACACCACGACGCGAGGGGATAGAACGGGCATAGGGAAGCGCCGGGAGAAGGCTCGCAGCCAAAAGTGTTGTGAGATGCATCTCGTTGGCTTGGAAgatcgatgagaagaaagagagactGAGTGAAGGTGTTGAGGCAGTATCTAATCTACCTAGTACCGTCTACAACTCGATTTATAGCTTTCTCTCTTCCAACCTGGTGGACTGAAAGTACCTCAATCGTCTGATGAAGTCTACTGTTGGTcttccaaaaaaaaaaaaaaaaaaaaaaatctgCGCCTCATCGGCGAACAAGAGCAACCAACACCTTTCCTCTCCAGAAACTCTTGAGATAGACcctgttgaggctgttggttctgACTCTTGGGCTCGGCCGAGAACGGTCCATTAGCAAGCATTGCGTTAAAACTGAGGGATGCTCCGACGGGCCGAACCAGTGGCTGCATGGGGTTGGCCTCAACGGCTCCAGAGGTTAATTTTATGCTTGTTCCAAGTGGCCAATCTAACCCCAGCTTTCCCCAGTTTAAAGCACTCTTTTCGTTCCCAAAGAGGAATTGCCCTCGCGGTAAAATCTCGCAAAAGTAAGTACCAGGAACTTTTAAAGGCCGGAAAAGGTGACGCAGTCTTGGCGCTGTAACCGAGCTGGGTCTTCGGCTGCGAATTGTACTCTCTTCTGGATGTTCGCTAACGAGTTCCTGTCGATCTTTACTTGTTCAGGTAGGTAAGTACTGCGTGGTCCTGATCCGCAGAGCCGCAGAGGCTGAGAACCCCTTGTGACATGTGCTGCCTTATTCCGGGTATATTCCTTACCCCTGCAGGGCCCCGCTAGTATAACTGCTTTCTATGGTACATTGACTAATATCTATCAACCAACAACTACCAAGCCGGTAAAACGGCCTTGGACGGCCATGCAGAT
Protein-coding regions in this window:
- a CDS encoding hypothetical protein (EggNog:ENOG41) → MHLTTLLAASLLPALPYARSIPSRRGVDCSFYTSPDSGATCATFAEAWGMSEDELKALNSGIKCPDIDTQNTYCAIGSVNDDPDEPSPTAVPPKSTAPASTKVTSAIKTTPTAVTPTVTQKPTTTKQPSGNGVKTPEAIQEGMVSNCNKFHYVSPTTTCQGILNYNKITLADFVKWNPAVGKDCSGLWAETSACVGVIGGSTPSLTTTTKPKPSATTPANGIKTPEAIQEGMVSNCNKFHEVKDTTTCQGILNYNKITLADFVKWNPAVGKDCSGLWKGTSACVGVIGSTPSPTTTTKPKPSTTTPANGIKTPPAIQEGMVSNCNKFHEVKDTTTCQGIIEYNKITLADFIKWNPAVGKDCSGLWKGTSACVGVVGSNPQPTATAPSNGIKTPSPIQEGMVKNCITFHYISSTTTCQALLNYRKITMEQFFKWNPAVKKDCSGLWKDTNACVAVK